The sequence ttatttatttatctttatgtttatttttttattttttttcatttttatgcaTATTACTTTCTCCAAGATCTCCCCTTTATCATTCTTGTTCCActgagtgtttttttttatttatttattattttttttttttttttatttttttttttcaatatccgTTAAATGGATTCGAGGCACGAGCTCCAAGGTACACGTGTTGCGTTAGATGGGGCTGGGGAAAAGTTGGAAGGGATAACATCAGAGGTAGTAGAGAATGAGGAAGTAAAAGAGAAAGAGGGATGTCGCGTTACAACGATCAGGAGTTAAATATTTGTCAAAGGTGTAATTGCTCATGGGGAGCGATTCAATACGTAATTGACTCAGCTCCATCAATAAAATTCCACACGTTTCCAAGTACAATTGTTGTTGAATGATGTCTATAGATACAAAAacacacaatataaatatatacgcgttacaaaagtatatacatttatattaaggTACAGTTGTGTTGCAGTATTAGTGTAGGTGGTCCCAATGGAAGCTTTGTTACTACCATTGGGATGGTTTATACGGGCGTTGTAAACGTTTTGCAAACGAGAACAAACGCCTGAGGCGCTTTCGAGCTTTGcttttatttacttcacttatttgtatgtataaatgtatacagtatatattttttccattttagttttaattcaCTTGATtttaacgtaaaaaaaaaataagtgagtTAGTGAGTTGATCGTCGgtactaaattaaattagtgAAATCTATTTCTCCGTATACATATTAAAcccataaaatatatgtatataaatgaaaaatgtgCCGACATCCATATCGTAATCTACTATCGTTGGTACAGAAAGATCTAtgaatattattcaaatgtaTGCCAAGTTCTCTGCACTAGTAAAATAATCGGTTGCAACAGTAGCTTCTAACTTTCCGTAAGAGATGGCACACTCAGTACAGTTTGATACATCTATTCTTGTCATACATACTAGTAGATAATACTTGATATCTTGatacgtatacatatataaaccaGAAATTGATTCTCGGTAAATAGATTAGGTATTCAAAACgattattgaattataaatagacTATTTGAAATagttgtatatgtatatatttacatttggTAAATGGTTAAATCAATATAGAATAATGTGGTGTATATAGAGTTATATGGCAGTCATTAATTGTACCTAAGGTTGCAAATAATTaagatgataattattaataccttAATTGTAGACTATACAGAAATGTAAGATACTACAGGGACCTTGCTGTTGGCTCGTTTGGCGAGATTCAGGTTACATTTTCCCTGTCATTTAATGTTTAATGGGTCCTGCTAATGGTATCCAGCAGAAATTGGGTTTGGACTTTACGACCCGGTGGATATGTGTGGCTTTAAAGAGCCGGAATACCGAGAGGAACGGACTGTAATGCTGTAGACGAGCGGTGTACATCGTGCGCTAAGATTTAtctcttaaatatatatgtatatgatatatatacatatatatctatatataacattttatacGACAAAGGATTACACTTGAAGCAATAGCTCAAGACacactttaatatttttctttttcaccaATCTCTCTCTCAGGTACTTCTCTTCTCTTTCTTTATCCTTTTACTGTTATATATTTGTCTTTCCATTAGATATATTAATGCCATAAAAACTCGCTACAAGTACTAATTTTATTCACGTTAATgtaacaattacaaaaaattgctattacattattatacataattcTGCAGATTTATTTTCCAAGAGGATTGTAAATCCACGGATATTTATCGGGACAAACTTTGACACAAGAATTTATCCATCTTTCTTCACCAGTGATTGTTTTCAACCCGCAACTTCGAGGAGTGCAGCTAGCAGTTGGAACTCTTACTTCACATTCACCAAACGGTTTTTTAACGTCCAAagactttggattttttatccATTCAATAGCTTTATTCACACTCACGAGATAAACGTCTGGTAAACTTTGAAGATGATCGATAAATCTGtgataaatttcatcattaatattgtatacacaataattatatctaaataggttaaatatttaaaattatgtaatgtaaaataaatactgacAATTTATAGGCTTTGAAATATTCGGGATTGCGTAGAAACCAAGCGGCATGCATGAAAACTGGGAAGGGTGCCCGTGAGTTGTTATAGTGCCGTTCAAATTGCTTGATGATCCATTTTGAAAGCGGCTCAGCTTGCTTGGGTCTGAAACACCCACGGGTCAAATTACGAGGTACAATATAGTGGCGCTCCGCGGTTGGACAATGAATTCAGGCTCAATCGAGCGTGTTAGTTGATCTACATCTTGTTGTATGTGGGGGGTTTAAATGTGTCGTTATGGATTATCGAAATTAATCAAAGACTCGTAAAGCATTAATTGACACGCcagtgcatatatatatatatatatatatatatatatatatatatatatatatatatatatatatatatattgtataataaaattttaggtcACACgggattaataaatttaaatgtgacCGCTAAATAGTACACACTGTTACATATGtatgaacaaaaaatacaataataaataatgcttgtaataaattttttcgtattaTCAAGTACGTCACTTGAAATACAGTTGAGAATGAATTTTAGTTTATGAAGAATACATTTAGGTAGGAAGTGCAAATGATTTATTGACTTACATGTTCGTGCATGCGTCTACCATACTGCAACTAACATTCTTTTCATCCAACCACATAGTCATCGGTACTTCCCAGACGTTAGGAAAACTGGCAGTTGGACAAGGTTCGATCATGCAATCTTGGTGACTGGCATATTCCAGAGTATATGGCCACAATGGAGTATCAACATATCGTATTGTTGGTAGTGAGCTGTCATAAACCAATCCGAGCTCTTTTAACCCCTGAAAACTAACATTACCCGATGTCTGTAAGAATGGTAATCTTGTACCTCGTATATCACTCTTGGGGATTCCCGCAAAGTGCATGACTATCTGCCTCATATCGTCAAATTCTGCTTTGAAAGTCGTGAGATTTATCTGCTGCCAGTAATCTTGTATGGCTGCGTGACTGTAGACAAAGCACTGGATTAACGTTAGAAAtgttttaaactaaaaaatattatatgaatattaCAAGAATTCTtagtttcattattaattttaattgcatcATGCAAATAGATTTAATGAGGATTAATGCTGTCAGactgcttttaaaattttttaatttttaatgtttataaatacagaaaaTTACGTGACAGAATGTAGAGCGATCTCATGTCCTCTTAACCATAAATCGTGGACTTTTGAATAGTCGGTATATTCATGACTGAGAAAATGAGTGGCAGTTACTGGACACCCATCTGGGTTTTTACGACCAAACaccgattttgaaaaataatcgtacgTTATCGTAGTTACAGCATCATCAAATGTTAACATAACAATCtagcaaaaagaaaaaatgatacacTATTTACGGGCTCGACCTTTCACTATTGAAATTTGATTATGCGGTTGAAAAGTggtttaaattacataaatttatataaagcgTACCTGTGGTATTTTTGATGTTGGAATAGCACTACCACTTTCTGTAGTACTACATTTGCAGTTGGGTAATTTGCAGACTGCGGGTATACAAGGTTCAGCCAGTTTCAAGCACTCGGTCCAATTGATAGTCATACTCATGAGTATGCCAAATAAAATCAGAGTACACTTCATTTTGTATAATATTGGCTCATGAGCAGAACGGAAGTTAATGTTATTCTGAAGAGTACCATTTACGATCGTCAGTTCGACGTTATATTTGTAAATCGAtacctttttttattctatcatAGATTTATTGATAACATATAAAAGATAGTAAACTGTGTCTTCATGatactcattaaaaaaaatcataaatgatTACATTTCCTGTAGACAATTTTCCTTTTTCCTCAGTTATCTGATTATTGAACGTTATCGATTTCGATATTGGATAAGGCATGAGATTTCGTGGAAAATAACTGACGTGTTCTAACtgtactaaataaatataaacttctGGCAAAggtataaatttaacattaaattagTAGGTAAGTAAGCCATTAAATAaaaccaattttttattatgtgaaATAGTATATGGCAAATTGGTGAATAATTTAGCTGGCAAACTTTTTCTATAGCTATCGTAACGTTGGTAAcgataataatagttttatcGCAGACTCTCGTGTTCTATCTCGTTATCCTGATAATGCTATTGTCGATACTActgtgtgtgtatatgtacacatatacGCACAGTAAAACATACACAAACAAGCCTCAGATATACATGGAGAGATAGGATAAACGGTTTTGTAACTGACGACGCGAAAGTGAGTGAAATGGCATTAAATCCCGTATTTAGTTGAGCttctcataattttactaaacCTTCGTACAGTGGAATATTGGTGTACTTAATGTAATCATTTTTGCAAAGAGAATTGTTAAAGACAACTGTAATACTATACggcataaaataattatcatttaattgacGTTAAGTAAAAACAGATATCGAACTGgagataaaacttttttacttacctttacttttttaaaactttaaatattaataatagttaaaaaatacttactaaTGTTTGGAATCTTGACGTTAATGAGAAttcatgagaaaaaaaattctttgtacAACATGATAACACTAAAAACAAGTTAAGACTTAActtgagataaaaattatactgtgaaaaattatcagcagtcaaaaaataattattttctcaaatttttattttattcgtcTGCTGAACTAAGCTACactataaaaatttgcggagtgaagGCAGATTTaatccggagtgaatgtgGACCGGATgagtgtttatttatttaatccctccgagtgaaatttacttcgaaagcgtttattttattgttaaaactccgaatcgaagtgaatacggatttaaataaaatccagatcactccgaaatcactccgctGAAAAGACAAATTCCCTGTAAATTCCCAAAACTCCAAGTTAtggagtgaatttggatttaaataaaatccgtaatcactccgaattcactcctgattttttacagtgtaagtacctatacactgtaaaaatttttttggacccGGTGTAGTGTGAATGTctcggtgtaaaaattttggtgtaaaaattacaccaCATTCGGTATTTAATTTAGGTGGtgtgaattcaaaatttttacactgcCAAACGTGTAAATGTAGAATTTATGATAATCAATTTTGCGTTAAGAAAattgatcataaaaatatttaaatgttaaaaatactatttaatatctaaatcTTATGTTATACCTATGTACCTTTTTGTGACCCTGTTACTGGCCATATGGTTGTTGGGtcttgttataattaaataaattaataaaattaatatagttattgattaagtagtagaaaaaaaaattttttcaatatcatttgttggtcattaataaaaattataacgagTAACACggaatggtgtaaaaaaagtagattacACCGTGTTAAAATTACACGAATGGAAAATTTACACCGTGAGAATTTTACACCTTTATTTCACACTACACGGCCGTGTAAAGTTCTCCGGGTCAATTTTTATACCGAATTTTTTTAGAGTGTAAAAGTTTTAGATCATAAGAATTTATGAAAtcggttaaatttaatttaatctagTAGATACCGttcagaataaaatttattcaaatttcatttgcTAAGATGAAGCTTACGGAACTACAAGTTGAAAGAGTATAAAGTAGTTATTATTACGACTGATGTTTAAGAAAATATGTAAGAACGTTTGcgaggaaataaattttgttataagaTAAGAGgttgagaatttaaaatgtgATAAGATTAGAGAAAATATTATGTaattctcaaaataataaacagaattagcggattattatttttcatacatgTTTTGGatgtctataaaataatatgtcaGAGGGTCTGGATATATTGAGGGCCACGGAATACAGcgagataaaataattcagtgAATATGGTCGggtatattttgtaaatttattaaagcagTAACAGTAACAGTAGGGTTTACGTGCATTCACCAATGTGGCGGTGGACAGAGTATAGAGTATGCGTGGTACTACATTTTAAAGGTAGAAGGTGGAAAAGGGCGCGAGAGCGCGTCGTATTCTCTTGGGAACAAACCCAGGTCGTTCCGATATATGCAAGTGACCTATACGCGTTACTCTActcatatagatatatatatacctacctacatacatacatacatacatgtaaGCTATTCGAGTAGGATGAAGGGCATGACATCCAGACGGTCGAGAATACCCATGGGGTTGACgtacaattttattctttcttcCCTTTCACCACGAAATAGCTTTTTTAAGCTCTCAGTGTATATTTCCATCGTTgcaaattaaatgaatttactcTTATACACGAATAAATCATTAATGgaggttgaataaaaaaatgaaaaaaataaacaacgcaaaagaaaaaataaaataaaagtaatgaataaaatataaaaagtgtgTTTACCTATTAGAAATAAATGGATTGTAAATTCACACTGTCTGACTACTACAGGTCATTTCTACTCTTGAGTTTttattctcttattttttttctatttgttCTCCATTGGTTTCACGACAAGGACCTGCAGTTAATACAGCAAGTGGATGTGGCGGGCAAAAGCCGTACTAAAACAAAATTGTTcttgttgaatattttattcctTGGCCTCGACGTCTCCTGTATACCTTCTAGGGTGGTTTTCTTCTTGTCTCGCTTACTCGGTTACAGCATATAGACGTAGTCACAAAAGCCCTTTCTATCTCTTAAACTTGTTTCTTAGATTGAATTACGATTTTACATttaccattaaatttttttttagcttttataCTTTATCCATACAGTATACACACTGCTATTgctattattgttgttatttcattaaatttttttgtttcgtaAAACATTATTACTTGTCGAACGGAAAGGATTATACGATAAATTCTTCCACTTGTAAAC comes from Microplitis demolitor isolate Queensland-Clemson2020A chromosome 8, iyMicDemo2.1a, whole genome shotgun sequence and encodes:
- the LOC103573335 gene encoding chitin deacetylase 8, whose protein sequence is MTINWTECLKLAEPCIPAVCKLPNCKCSTTESGSAIPTSKIPQIVMLTFDDAVTTITYDYFSKSVFGRKNPDGCPVTATHFLSHEYTDYSKVHDLWLRGHEIALHSVTHAAIQDYWQQINLTTFKAEFDDMRQIVMHFAGIPKSDIRGTRLPFLQTSGNVSFQGLKELGLVYDSSLPTIRYVDTPLWPYTLEYASHQDCMIEPCPTASFPNVWEVPMTMWLDEKNVSCSMVDACTNIPKQAEPLSKWIIKQFERHYNNSRAPFPVFMHAAWFLRNPEYFKAYKLFIDHLQSLPDVYLVSVNKAIEWIKNPKSLDVKKPFGECEVRVPTASCTPRSCGLKTITGEERWINSCVKVCPDKYPWIYNPLGK